A single genomic interval of Cydia strobilella chromosome 3, ilCydStro3.1, whole genome shotgun sequence harbors:
- the LOC134756044 gene encoding ionotropic receptor 21a — MMFLRTSFFNSILLHYVMSQEIEYYPSQANSFTGKLVSQLKSEPYKHKHDLYKREAQWRKFNNNDDPELTKNKTQKRAVDPVFHGHPKTREELWNERIINESLAYDQTPSLISLIHNITLTYLNDCIPIILYDSQVKSKESHLFQNLLKDFPIAYVHGYIDENNELAEPKLVRATKECIHFIAFLSDVTNSAKILGKQAESKVVIIARSSQWAVQEFLAGPQSRLFINLIVIGQSFKDGDDDALEAPYILYTHKLYTDGLGASRPVVLTSWSHSKFSRQVNLFPRKMREGYAGHRFVVAAANQPPYVFRTIKTDADGGNPRVVWDGIEIRLLTLLSQINNFSIEIKEPQELHLGPGESVLKEITGGRADIGVAGIYLTSDRIRDTDMSFSHSSDCAVFVTLMSTALPRYRAILGPFHWTVWLALTLTYLFGIFPLAFSDKHTLKHLLHNSGEVENMFWYVFGTFTNCFTFVGKNSWSKTTKITTRLLIGWYWLFTIIITSCYTGSIIAFVTLPVFPETIDSIEQLLDGFYRVGTLDRGGWEKWFLNSSDPKTNKLLKKMQLVGDVPSGIRNTTKTFFLLPFAFLGSRAELEYIIQSNFTKTKKSRKAQLHISNECFVPFGVSLTFPNKSIYTSKLSSDIARILQNGLVDKIENDVKWEMQRTPSGKFLSAGSGTLKLGAMTEKGLTLADTQGMFLLLAAGFLLAAAALISEWMGGCSRKCRPQKKEDVPSSAYSREHLIPTPKSDVDSEINVISDNAESRFRLNPRPDSEDSTDSLEGAIINVTKESIIIHNNFHGSTDCWDSRRSSSVDIDREVQEIFEKDETRRRIKSGTVPLSDNQREATASKGAFGDHLSDH; from the exons ATGATGTTTTTGAGAACCTCGTTCTTTAATTCTATTTTACTCCATTACGTCATGAGTcaagaaatcgaatattatcCTTCGCAAGCCAATTCATTTACAGGAAAGTTAGTTTCTCAATTAAAGTCGGAACCTTATAAACATAAGCATGATCTGTATAAAAGAGAAGCACAATGGAGAAAATTTAATAACAACGATGATCCAgagttaacaaaaaataaaactcaaaaGAGAGCAGTAGACCCAGTATTTCATGGACATCCAAAAACCAGAGAAGAATTATGGAACGAACGCATTATCAATGAAAGTTTGGCTTACGATCAAACCCCTTCTTTGATAAGTCTTATACACAATATAACGTTAACTTATCTAAATGACTGTATCCCTATAATTCTTTATGACAGTCAAGTTAAATCAAAGGAAAGTCACTTGTTTCAGAACTTGCTTAAAGATTTCCCTATAGCATACGTCCATGGGTACATTGACGAGAACAATGAATTAGCAGAACCTAAACTTGTACGTGCTACAAAAGAGTGTATCCATTTTATTGCTTTCTTGTCTGATGTGACTAACAGTGCTAAGATACTGGGTAAGCAGGCGGAAAGCAAAGTGGTTATAATTGCCAGGTCCTCCCAATGGGCCGTGCAGGAGTTCCTAGCTGGGCCACAATCTAGGTTGTTTATCAATTTAATTGTCATTGGGCAGAGTTTTAAGGACGGTGATGATGATGCACTA GAAGCGCCTTACATTTTATACACCCACAAGCTGTACACCGATGGTCTCGGAGCCAGTCGTCCCGTCGTGCTGACGTCGTGGTCCCACAGCAAGTTCTCCAGGCAGGTCAATCTGTTCCCACGCAAGATGAGAGAGGGCTATGCGGGACACAGATTTGTGGTGGCTGCTGCTAACCAACCACCATATGTCTTCCGAAC TATAAAAACGGACGCCGATGGTGGCAACCCAAGAGTCGTGTGGGATGGAATTGAAATAAGGCTCCTTACACTTTTGTctcaaataaataacttttcaaTAGAAATTAAGGAACCTCAAGAACTACATTTGGG ACCTGGTGAGTCAGTGCTGAAAGAAATCACAGGTGGCAGAGCTGACATAGGGGTTGCTGGTATTTATTTGACAAGTGACCGAATCAGAGATACAGACATGAGCTTTTCTCATTCATCTGATTGCGCCGTCTTTGTCACTCTCATGTCTACAGCGCTACCAAG ATATCGAGCAATTTTAGGTCCTTTTCACTGGACTGTCTGGCTGGCACTTACATTAACGTATCTCTTTGGCATATTCCCTTTAGCGTTTTCTGACAAACATACTTTAAAACACTTGTTACACAACAGCGGTGAAGTTGAGAATATGTTTTGGTATGTTTTTGGGACATTTACCAACTGCTTCACTTTTGTTGGAAAGAACTCTTGGAGCAAAACTACGAAGATAACAACGAGGCTATTGATCG GTTGGTACTGGTTGTTCACAATAATCATCACAAGTTGCTACACCGGCTCCATTATAGCCTTCGTCACCTTGCCCGTGTTTCCGGAAACGATTGATAGCATTGAACAATTATTGGATGGATTTTATCGAGTTGGAACTTTAG atCGCGGAGGTTGGGAAAAATGGTTCCTCAATTCCTCGGACCCTAAAACAAATAAACTGCTCAAAAAAATGCAACTAGTAGGAGACGTGCCCTCGGGAATCAGGAATACAACAAAAACATTCTTCTTGCTACCTTTTGCCTTTTTAGGATCTAGGGCAGAACTGGAATACATAATTCAGTCAAATTTTACTAAAACCAAAAA AAGCAGAAAGGCTCAGCTTCATATTTCCAATGAATGTTTCGTACCGTTTGGAGTGTCTTTGACATTTCCTAATAAATCTATATACACATCCAAGCTTAGCAGTGATATCGCAAGAATATTGCAAAATGGTTTAGTTGACAAGATTGAGAATGACGTTAAGTGGGAAATGCAGCGAACGCCATCGGGGAAATTTTTATCT GCAGGGTCAGGTACGTTGAAGCTGGGTGCAATGACAGAGAAGGGATTAACTTTAGCAGACACCCAGGGCATGTTCCTCCTTCTGGCCGCTGGTTTCCTACTCGCAGCTGCCGCATTGATCTCCGAATGGATGGGTGGCTGTTCCAGAAAATGCCGACCACAAAAGAAGGAAGATGTACCCTCTAGTGCTTACTCCAGAGAACATCTGATACCGACACCAAAGTCTGACGTTGATTcagaaataaatgtaatttcGGATAATGCTGAGAGCAGATTTCGTCTTAATCCGAGACCCGACAGTGAAGATTCTACAGATAGTTTGGAAGGAGCTATAATTAATGTTACTAAGGAGAGTATTATAATCCACAACAATTTTCATGGTTCTACTGATTGTTGGGATTCAAGAAGATCGAGCTCGGTTGACATTGATAGAGAAGTTCAAGAGATTTTTGAAAAGGACGAAACGAGACGAAGAATTAAATCTGGAACAGTTCCTTTGTCGGATAATCAAAGAGAGGCCACTGCTTCCAAGGGGGCTTTCGGTGATCATTTATCTGACCATTAG